Genomic window (Vigna radiata var. radiata cultivar VC1973A chromosome 1, Vradiata_ver6, whole genome shotgun sequence):
TTTCATTCTGCCagccaaatttttttttttaaaaaaagaagaaaaccaacCAATTGGACCTTGACACCTGTCGATGtcaaatgtgtgttaaaatttgggtgtcaaaataacggaaTCCTTGTCTAATCATTTAACTTTCACGTAAAACTTTCACTTGGTATTTAACACTGTTTTGGTCTATCACCTATGTATCTAacttacatatatttttttcatttcccatggttattctttttcaaatttgatgGCAGCATTTTTTATTGGACCTTCCACCTTTCATTAGCAAAGTGAACAGTTAAGAGATTCTGTCAGAAACAAATAACAAGGAGGAAGTATAAAATGAAAGGCTTCAACTCTTAGTGTTGGAAAGATGTCTTtggaagataaaaaaacatgtaaaaaattgGAATGTGATTATTGTCCAAAAAGGCCTAATTACAGTAGACAATAAAATAAGCTGGTAGTGGACAACTTGCTTATACAATATTCGAAGTGATTCACATCCTAGTCTACAAGCTGGTCTTCTTTGAGTTCACATTGCAACCATAGAATTTTTTTTCCGGTTtccatatttttctaaaacatttggtgaaaatatccaAGTATGAGTCTAAAATTTCAATCACAGACACACAGACATAGAGATTTCATATGTAGCACTACAACTTAACAATTTCTACCTATAACCCCATTgttaatattaatcataaatctTTTTCCATATCCTATAACTATATGTCTATATAATCTATCTCTGTTCACTCATTCATTCATCTGAATTGAAAAATGTATTCCAGAGCTGCACCACCACACATGCTAGTTTTAGCAATAACATTGATGTTGGTTATGCATGCAATGGGGGAGTCAGCTCAAGAGAAACAGAAATGTGCAGAATCACTGACAGGGGTTGCAACGTGTCTGCCATATTTGGGTGGTGAGGCTAAAGCACCAACAGCAGATTGTTGCAGTGGTCTCACACAAGCCATGAAGAGCAACAAGAAGTGCATCTGCGTTATTCTCAAAGACAGGGATGACCCTGACCTTGGCTTGAAGATTAACATTACAATTGCTGTTGGTCTCCCCTCTCTTTGCAAAACACCTGATAATCTCTCACAGTGTCCTGGTATGTCCAAATCAAGCTTTCATTTTCCTTAAAGAACACAAAATTACTGTGTCTTGTTCCATTTTCTATGCAATGAATGGTTTATAGCCTTGTTAATTGATATCATATGATTAATTGCTTTATCATTCATAAGTTAATTACAATATTGGAGAGATTTGATTTATCACAAAAAAATcttgtttgaaattatttgaGCAGCACTTCTGCACTTGGATCCTAAATCACCTGAAGCCCAAGCTTTTAATCAAAAGGGTCAGAACTCCAATGGTGACTCTGCCAGTCCTTCTCCCAGTCCCTCTGGTACTGATCCTTTCAAagaaattgaatattatttttgacTTTGTTGAGATTTGGATTTAATGGTGTAGTATTAAAATTTGCATTTATGTATAATGTGTTGTTTTGTTATTCAGCTAGAGCAAGTTCTGAAAATGGTAGAAAGCAGGGGACTGATGAAACGGACACAGCAAAGAATGGTGCATCTTATAAGGGAAAAACATTGTTTGAAAGATTTGTTGCAATTGCAGTTGCAGGGCTTGTAATTTAGCATTTTTGAGGTCAGTCAGATACTACCAAATATGGTGTCTATGAAAATATTGAAGATTGTTAAATTTTATGCAGAGTTTGAGCAGAGTACGTTTACAACTGCTACATTTATCTTTCATGACAAACTTCactgttaaatataattatacaataatcatcatattttaacaacttcttttaacaacattttgcCAACAAAATAcatctcattattttattaatttatttaaatttatttatagaaaaatatatatttaaaagagaccaatcataaattatcatatatacattgtcaaaaaattgttaaaaagaaatttttttccttctactATAGTTGAAAAAGGAGAAAGGATTCTTACTTCGTCAACTCTAAAGTTTATATAGAATCTTCTTTGActttttctaacatttttttttttttactttctcacTTCttacttttcccttttttctttctttttcttgagttttttttattgtggttTCCTTTATCATATTATcatcctcttcctctttctcattttctcttaattattctcatttatctccaataaatttatatcaaatatatCACTAAATATGACgaaaaaattagtatttattttattgacaaatttaagaaaaattcattatcaacaaatttttaaaaatttcaattatcaaCTAATTTTGTCACGAAATGATTAAAGTACAAAACATAAACTTTGACTGACAAAACTTTTATtggtaataaaaattataaattgtttacaatttttatcaacaaattttaactaTGAATCtattattaatagaaatatttatcaataataaaaaatctaatttatcaACCAATTtaccaataaattttatcaaacaatttattaCCACAGAAATATTGGTTATGTAAGAAAGTAATTTAACATGAAGACaagtaaatacaaaattttaagtatttaacaCACAC
Coding sequences:
- the LOC106768531 gene encoding protein YLS3 isoform X1 — its product is MYSRAAPPHMLVLAITLMLVMHAMGESAQEKQKCAESLTGVATCLPYLGGEAKAPTADCCSGLTQAMKSNKKCICVILKDRDDPDLGLKINITIAVGLPSLCKTPDNLSQCPALLHLDPKSPEAQAFNQKGQNSNGDSASPSPSPSARASSENGRKQGTDETDTAKNGASYKGKTLFERFVAIAVAGLVI
- the LOC106768531 gene encoding protein YLS3 isoform X2, which produces MYSRAAPPHMLVLAITLMLVMHAMGESAQEKQKCAESLTGVATCLPYLGGEAKAPTADCCSGLTQAMKSNKKCICVILKDRDDPDLGLKINITIAVGLPSLCKTPDNLSQCPALLHLDPKSPEAQAFNQKGQNSNGDSASPSPSPSGSSENGRKQGTDETDTAKNGASYKGKTLFERFVAIAVAGLVI